The Octopus bimaculoides isolate UCB-OBI-ISO-001 chromosome 13, ASM119413v2, whole genome shotgun sequence genome includes a window with the following:
- the LOC106868070 gene encoding phospholipid phosphatase 1 has protein sequence MPATTCSAYSNFCNLKDILGLTPFNLFIDGLIWILVALPLPLMYMYIEPTKKGFFCNDQSLRYPYKPDTVSTNFLYLAACLTPLVLVCGTEWLNWQVLRKYIGKGTQLSTTVRVYTIFLFGITLNQFFVDVPKYFMGSMRPNFFAVCRPNVNCTKDEFVYNYTCTNTEFNALKQREALLSFPSGHAAISVYTALYTVLYLELRFEVKVSRFFKASLQMALLVVSAWSVITRVSDNKHHLIDVIAGSAVGIMVATGVFTKITCPSLSQQKVKRGTEKKEKREKNEKNEKDQYEFVVVDDDDTATPVTDNDPYIYYQIE, from the exons ATGCCAGCAACTacttgttctgcttattccaaTTTTTGTAATCTTAAAGACATCTTGGGACTGACTCCATTCAATCTCTTCATTGATGGCCTTATATGGATCCTGG TGGCTTTACCACTTCCgttgatgtatatgtacattgaaCCAACTAAGAAGGGTTTCTTTTGCAATGACCAATCCTTGCGTTATCCATACAAACCAGATACAGTTTCCACGAACTTCCTGTACTTGGCCGCATGTCTCACTCCTTTGGTGCTG GTTTGTGGTACTGAATGGCTAAATTGGCAAGTACTGAGGAAATATATTGGCAAAGGAACTCAACTGTCCACAACTGTAAGGGTATACACAATATTTCTGTTTGGCATCACCTTAAACCAGTTTTTTGTTGATGTTCCCAAATATTTTATGGGAAGTATGAGACCCAACTTCTTTGCTGTTTGTCGACCCAACGTAAATTGTACAAAAGACGA ATTCGTCTATAATTACACATGCACCAATACAGAATTTAATGCTTTGAAACAAAGGGAAGCTTTGTTGTCGTTTCCATCAGGTCATGCAGCCATTTCTGTATACACAGCACTCTACACTGTT TTGTATCTGGAACTTCGATTTGAAGTGAAAGTGAGTCGTTTCTTCAAAGCATCCCTCCAGATGGCTCTGTTAGTTGTATCAGCCTGGAGTGTCATTACTCGAGTCTCTGACAATAAACACCACTTAATCGATGTCATTGCTGGTTCTGCTGTTGGTATAATGGTTGCAACTGGTGTT TTCACCAAAATTACTTGTCCCAGCTTAAGTCAACAAAAAGTGAAGAGGGggacagagaagaaagaaaagagggaaaagaatGAGAAGAACGAAAAGGACCAATATGAAT ttgttgttgttgatgatgatgatactgctacACCAGTAACTGATAATGACCCTTACATCTACTACCAGATTGAATAG
- the LOC106868067 gene encoding tetratricopeptide repeat protein 4 isoform X2 — translation MSSNMPESKNLTESIAEKVDEELDDFLNEMMKKSKKTAETEDKSFEEIVAELETHPAFLKEIDPSKPLHPAVEALQALKYECENPVMKADSFKEEGNYLFKKQDYRTAIANYTEGIKVQAPDRMLNASLYCNRAASNYQLGNFGYALFDCVMACKFKEQYLKAFIRGSQCCIELKKFSDAIKWCEAGLKFEPENEKLSALKEKSLKLKKIQDRDLRKQQLQERKADGLESKLFKEIHKRHIKMKTDKQNGKTILSLSDLEGSNPGGAKVYLDDAGLLHWPVLFMYPEYNQTDFIESFSENHCFSDHILEMFQSCTVPWDEEHKYVPENIEIYFEENKTESLFRIPPEKSLLEILQHEKDGPDNCLLNSRIIGANDSGFSQLQPLCSV, via the exons ATGTCTTCCAACATGCCTGAATCAAAGAACTTGACAGAAAGTATTGCTGAGAAAGTCGATGAAGAACTTGATGACTTCCtgaatgaaatgatgaaaaagtCTAAGAAAACTGCTGAAACTGAAGACAAAAGTTTTGAAGAAATTGTTGCT GAATTAGAAACCCATCCGGCTTTTTTGAAAGAAATTGATCCTTCCAAACCCCTTCATCCAGCTGTTGAAGCTCTGCAGGCCCTGAAGTATGAATGTGAAAACCCTGTCA TGAAAGCAGACAGTTTTAAGGAAGAAGGAAATTATCTGTTCAAAAAACAAGACTATCGTACAGCTATTGCAAATTACACTGAAGGAATCAAGGTTCAAGCACCGGACAGGATGTTAAATGCTTCGTTATATTGTAATAGAGCAGCTTCTAATTATCAACTTG GAAACTTTGGTTATGCTTTATTTGACTGTGTCATGGCCTGTAAATTCAAGGAACAGTATTTGAAAGCCTTCATCAGAG GATCTCAGTGCTGCATTGAACTGAAGAAATTCTCAGACGCTATTAAATGGTGTGAAGCTGGTTTGAAA TTTGAACCTGAAAATGAGAAACTTTCTGCTTTAAAAGAGAAATCACTAAAATTAAAG AAAATCCAAGACCGTGATTTACGtaaacaacaattacaagagAGGAAAGCTGATGGTTTAGAATCGAAACTGTTTAAAGAAATTCAT AAACGACATATCAAAATGAAGACTGACAAACAGAATGGAAAAACTATTTTAAGTTTATCAGATCTGGAAGGAAGTAATCCAGGTGGTGCCAAAGTTTACCTTGATGATGCAGGACTTCTCCATTGGCCAGTTTTGTTTATGTATCCAGAATATAACCAAACTGATTTCATTGAGAGCTTCAGTGAAAACCAttg CTTTTCTGACCATATTTTGGAAATGTTTCAATCTTGTACGGTTCCTTGGGATGAAGAACACAAGTATGTTCCTGAAAACATTGAG atatattttgaagaaaacaaaacagaaagtctGTTTAGAATTCCTCCTGAAAAGTCATTGCTTGAAATTTTACAACATGAAAA
- the LOC106868067 gene encoding tetratricopeptide repeat protein 4 isoform X1, giving the protein MSSNMPESKNLTESIAEKVDEELDDFLNEMMKKSKKTAETEDKSFEEIVAELETHPAFLKEIDPSKPLHPAVEALQALKYECENPVMKADSFKEEGNYLFKKQDYRTAIANYTEGIKVQAPDRMLNASLYCNRAASNYQLGNFGYALFDCVMACKFKEQYLKAFIRGSQCCIELKKFSDAIKWCEAGLKFEPENEKLSALKEKSLKLKKIQDRDLRKQQLQERKADGLESKLFKEIHKRHIKMKTDKQNGKTILSLSDLEGSNPGGAKVYLDDAGLLHWPVLFMYPEYNQTDFIESFSENHCFSDHILEMFQSCTVPWDEEHKYVPENIEIYFEENKTESLFRIPPEKSLLEILQHENFTVIGGTPAFILLVANSKFKGEFLKHYTLKSL; this is encoded by the exons ATGTCTTCCAACATGCCTGAATCAAAGAACTTGACAGAAAGTATTGCTGAGAAAGTCGATGAAGAACTTGATGACTTCCtgaatgaaatgatgaaaaagtCTAAGAAAACTGCTGAAACTGAAGACAAAAGTTTTGAAGAAATTGTTGCT GAATTAGAAACCCATCCGGCTTTTTTGAAAGAAATTGATCCTTCCAAACCCCTTCATCCAGCTGTTGAAGCTCTGCAGGCCCTGAAGTATGAATGTGAAAACCCTGTCA TGAAAGCAGACAGTTTTAAGGAAGAAGGAAATTATCTGTTCAAAAAACAAGACTATCGTACAGCTATTGCAAATTACACTGAAGGAATCAAGGTTCAAGCACCGGACAGGATGTTAAATGCTTCGTTATATTGTAATAGAGCAGCTTCTAATTATCAACTTG GAAACTTTGGTTATGCTTTATTTGACTGTGTCATGGCCTGTAAATTCAAGGAACAGTATTTGAAAGCCTTCATCAGAG GATCTCAGTGCTGCATTGAACTGAAGAAATTCTCAGACGCTATTAAATGGTGTGAAGCTGGTTTGAAA TTTGAACCTGAAAATGAGAAACTTTCTGCTTTAAAAGAGAAATCACTAAAATTAAAG AAAATCCAAGACCGTGATTTACGtaaacaacaattacaagagAGGAAAGCTGATGGTTTAGAATCGAAACTGTTTAAAGAAATTCAT AAACGACATATCAAAATGAAGACTGACAAACAGAATGGAAAAACTATTTTAAGTTTATCAGATCTGGAAGGAAGTAATCCAGGTGGTGCCAAAGTTTACCTTGATGATGCAGGACTTCTCCATTGGCCAGTTTTGTTTATGTATCCAGAATATAACCAAACTGATTTCATTGAGAGCTTCAGTGAAAACCAttg CTTTTCTGACCATATTTTGGAAATGTTTCAATCTTGTACGGTTCCTTGGGATGAAGAACACAAGTATGTTCCTGAAAACATTGAG atatattttgaagaaaacaaaacagaaagtctGTTTAGAATTCCTCCTGAAAAGTCATTGCTTGAAATTTTACAACATGAAAA CTTCACAGTTATTGGCGGCACACCTGCATTTATACTGCTGGttgcaaattcaaaatttaaaggtGAATTTCTAAAGCATTACACATTGAAATCtttgtaa
- the LOC106868069 gene encoding coiled-coil domain-containing protein 24, translating to MTENTTEAAYLPHPLSSHLYKVPLSVWKLIEQTVPDSERQEIKNILGVGLVEESIQLQNELETLQEIFKEYQERNLSQVTLRIPEPPTARETLIKEIAFLISSIIEKAEYNGLDSSQVLSKYNKEIRDYVSQQQEIYQETKQYDSISPVMSKNQSISSNINQCSNSMKDEIQAMIHSLDYLKIDDVAQELRSRLEDEIRQLLRNIELLQNNLDVTEQSVSETVSTSKKVIPTISELRLERKLLEEELLKESTSRKSTPSPSSALKLPAKKPNRNVDAVDKNIKKPNSSENLCLGFSQYRFLPHPPGHGKPKENSAEKFRRMIYNSRSTQ from the exons ATGACTGAAAATACCACAGAAGCAGCGTATCTACCTCATCCTCTTTCTTCACATCTTTATAAAGTTCCATTATCGGTGTGGAAGCTGATAGAACAGACAGTCCCAGATTCTGAGAGACAAGAAATCAAGAATATTTTAGGTGTTGGTTTGGTTGAAGAAAGTATTCAACTCCAGAATGAG ctTGAAACTTTGCAAGAGATTTTCAAAGAATATCAAGAAAGGAATCTGTCCCAAGTCACACTCAGAATTCCTGAACCTCCAACAGCAAGAGAGACTTTAATTAAGGAAATTGCTTTTCTGATCTCGAGTATCATAGAGAAGGCAGAGTATAATGGATT GGATTCCAGTCAAGTACTAtcgaaatataacaaagaaatccGTGACTATGTTTCACAACAGCAAG AAATTTACCAAGAAACAAAGCAATATGATTCCATTTCACCTGTGATGAGTAAAAACCAATCAATATCTTCAAATATTAATCA ATGTTCGAATTCAATGAAAGATGAAATCCAAGCCATGATACATTCCTTGGATTACTTAAAGATTGATGATGTTGCACAAGAATTAAG ATCAAGACTAGAAGATGAAATAAGACAACTTCTTAGAAATATTGAGCTTCTACAGAATAATTTAGATGTCACAGAACAATCAGTGTCTGAAACTGTTTCCACTTCCAAGAAAGTAATTCCTACAATCTCAG aattacgTCTTGAAAGAAAACTTTTAGAGGAGGAATTACTGAAAGAATCAACCAGCAGGAAATCCACACCGTCACCCAGTTCTGCACTCAAGCTACCAGCTAA AAAACCAAACCGAAATGTGGATGCTGTTGACAAGAATATCAAGAAACCAAATTCCAGTGAAAATCTATGCTTAGGCTTCTCCCAGTACCGATTTTTACCTCATCCTCCAGGTCATGGAAAACCCAAAGAAAATTCTGCTGAGAAATTCAGAAGAATGATATATAATTCCAGGTCAACTCAGTGA